In a single window of the Coprothermobacter proteolyticus DSM 5265 genome:
- a CDS encoding UPF0280 family protein, producing MNNARRFYRSWHKGRFHSFSVGYKETDLWIGVDKTYEEMPEATLQFITRLRQQLEDYIKQNPVFLTSFKPVNDPIAVGIVRKMLDAAELAHVGPMAAVAGAVADQVGSFLSYEFGCREVIVENGGDLFVKVQQPIVVSIFAGNSPLSGRIGLEVPAGNYGICTSSGTVGPSISFGKADAVTMVARSGALADAFATYYGNQIRQPSDVRSILNSPLHPEVDTLLVIIGNTMGTVGKHQLRILEGGGNDESY from the coding sequence ATGAACAACGCTAGGCGTTTTTACAGAAGCTGGCATAAAGGACGATTTCATAGCTTTTCTGTGGGCTACAAAGAAACTGACTTATGGATTGGCGTTGACAAAACCTATGAAGAAATGCCTGAAGCCACCCTTCAGTTCATAACCAGATTACGCCAGCAACTGGAAGATTACATAAAACAAAATCCCGTCTTTCTGACGTCCTTCAAACCAGTAAACGACCCCATTGCAGTGGGCATTGTACGAAAAATGTTAGATGCAGCAGAACTTGCCCATGTTGGGCCCATGGCTGCGGTGGCAGGAGCAGTAGCTGACCAAGTGGGGAGTTTTCTTTCTTACGAGTTCGGTTGTAGGGAAGTTATCGTGGAAAATGGTGGCGACCTATTTGTGAAAGTGCAGCAGCCCATCGTGGTTTCCATATTTGCAGGGAACTCTCCTCTTTCAGGCAGAATCGGCTTAGAAGTGCCAGCAGGGAACTATGGCATTTGCACTTCCTCTGGCACAGTGGGCCCTTCCATAAGCTTCGGTAAAGCAGACGCGGTAACAATGGTTGCTCGCTCAGGAGCATTGGCGGATGCCTTTGCCACATATTACGGTAACCAAATAAGACAACCCAGCGACGTTCGAAGTATTCTGAATTCTCCCCTACATCCTGAGGTTGACACGCTCCTAGTCATCATAGGAAATACCATGGGTACAGTGGGAAAACACCAGCTAAGAATTCTTGAAGGGGGTGGTAATGATGAAAGTTACTGA
- a CDS encoding ABC transporter permease has protein sequence MSLVGVEFKKIISKRYVWVLTLLLALFYAYLILNIADNFSVVYSKRALQPVFQEIMDAAYDPQVQAYVIKNEFNVTFDELQPLISPRIAQTIEQYQGKIYKGYDVEKQLKDEAALRIESLVERNVTLNKRIQELKNEPDTPLNRYLLQQYTNMPKMEPNLTRWDDWIDINNSMLPLLIAFVVILGVAGVYTGEYTSKMHGILLTTKNGRSELFWSKLLASCLFAAIVVIIFQALAALLYMHVYGLPFKNTPINSLTSFYRMPNTMWALQFYFCQLAGSLLGAIVLTAVTLCISSFCRSNLVSFFLSSIYFAIGALYSLNVEGQYISSMRTIFADVSTFSLMSLTDVLGNGKVFIVGNSAIPTIRLTLITQAVIFAVAILLTYVFYNRKEIIA, from the coding sequence ATGAGCCTTGTTGGTGTGGAATTCAAGAAAATTATTTCAAAAAGGTATGTGTGGGTACTGACTCTACTCCTCGCTCTTTTCTATGCGTACCTTATTTTAAACATTGCCGACAATTTCTCTGTAGTGTACAGCAAAAGAGCGTTGCAGCCGGTGTTTCAGGAAATAATGGATGCAGCTTATGATCCGCAAGTACAAGCGTATGTTATAAAAAATGAATTTAACGTTACTTTTGACGAGCTACAGCCGCTTATTTCGCCCAGAATAGCACAAACTATTGAACAATACCAAGGGAAAATCTACAAAGGTTATGATGTGGAAAAACAGTTGAAGGATGAAGCAGCACTGCGCATTGAAAGCTTAGTTGAGCGAAACGTTACCTTGAATAAAAGGATACAAGAACTAAAGAACGAACCAGATACACCGCTCAACAGGTATTTGCTTCAGCAGTACACAAACATGCCTAAGATGGAGCCGAATCTTACACGCTGGGATGACTGGATAGATATTAACAACTCTATGCTTCCATTACTGATAGCCTTTGTGGTGATACTTGGCGTAGCTGGTGTTTACACGGGCGAATACACCAGTAAAATGCATGGCATATTACTTACGACCAAAAATGGCAGAAGCGAATTATTTTGGAGCAAGCTACTGGCAAGTTGCTTATTTGCCGCAATAGTTGTAATCATATTCCAAGCTCTAGCAGCGCTTCTTTATATGCACGTTTACGGCCTTCCCTTCAAAAACACCCCCATAAACAGCCTTACATCCTTTTACAGGATGCCTAATACCATGTGGGCTTTGCAGTTCTATTTTTGCCAGCTTGCAGGATCTCTACTGGGAGCCATCGTCTTGACGGCGGTAACATTGTGCATATCCTCCTTCTGCAGAAGTAATTTGGTTAGCTTTTTCCTTTCAAGCATCTATTTTGCCATTGGTGCCCTTTATTCTCTAAATGTTGAAGGTCAATATATTAGTTCCATGAGGACCATATTCGCTGACGTTAGCACATTCTCTCTTATGTCACTTACAGACGTTTTGGGAAACGGAAAAGTATTTATTGTTGGGAACAGTGCCATTCCCACTATAAGACTTACGTTGATTACTCAAGCAGTTATATTCGCTGTAGCTATTTTGCTCACTTATGTTTTCTACAACAGGAAGGAGATAATTGCATGA
- a CDS encoding RNA polymerase sigma factor translates to MVDEIKLIDRIKHGDRRALDTLIKAYYQNIFAYFYYHTQNREISMDLTQEVFVKMVASIETYENRGKFRSWLFTIAANHLRNHWKYESRHEEYEFEEESENDITSSLENVTDSAELLNALSRIPTDQRDCIVLKYYYGFTSREIAEMLKVKEPTVKARIRYGLNKLSILLKGEETDGEEQ, encoded by the coding sequence ATGGTGGACGAAATAAAGCTCATAGATAGGATTAAGCACGGTGACAGACGCGCGCTGGACACTCTCATAAAAGCTTATTACCAAAATATTTTCGCTTACTTCTACTACCACACGCAAAACCGCGAAATATCAATGGACTTAACGCAGGAGGTTTTTGTGAAGATGGTGGCTTCCATAGAAACTTATGAGAATCGTGGTAAGTTCCGTTCGTGGCTCTTTACCATTGCCGCGAACCATCTAAGGAATCACTGGAAATATGAAAGCAGGCATGAGGAATACGAGTTCGAAGAAGAGAGCGAAAATGACATTACTTCAAGCTTGGAAAACGTAACAGACAGCGCAGAGCTGTTAAATGCGCTGTCTAGGATTCCTACCGATCAAAGAGATTGCATCGTACTTAAGTACTACTACGGTTTTACTAGTAGGGAAATTGCAGAGATGCTCAAAGTTAAAGAGCCCACAGTTAAAGCGCGAATACGGTACGGACTTAACAAGCTTTCCATACTGCTAAAGGGGGAAGAGACAGATGGAGAAGAGCAGTAA
- a CDS encoding homocysteine biosynthesis protein, producing MKTIEEINAKIRSGQAVVLTAEEVVQMAKESSPKEIAEKVDVVTTGTFAPMCSSGAFINFGHTTPPMRMEKIKLSDVEVYGGVAAVDGFLGATQESDEDKSFGGAHIIEALIKGKDVFLEAQGKGTDCYPRKAFAGFINKDMINDFFLFNPRNAYQNYAAATNSSKRILYTYMGKLLPNFGNMNYSTSGELSPLLKDPNMLTIGLGTRIFLCGTEGYVVWPGTQFTDQVQVNQWGIPMGSARTLAVIGDAKKMNARYLRAAYFKNYGVTLFVGIGIPIPIINDDVAYFASRSNAEITTEIKDYALQDHPTIGYITYEELRSGFAELNGKKVKTAPISSLNMAREIADVLKHWISQGAFLLTEPVAYFHEPRIVKKLPQELEGKPLTKDDPTCVDCGLCTSVCPTGALKLINAKLAFTKEACTKCGLCSDICPVGVRLPFDEQR from the coding sequence ATGAAGACCATTGAGGAAATCAATGCCAAAATACGCAGTGGGCAGGCTGTTGTCTTGACAGCGGAAGAAGTTGTGCAAATGGCAAAAGAATCTTCCCCCAAAGAAATTGCAGAAAAGGTGGACGTGGTGACAACTGGTACTTTTGCTCCCATGTGTTCCAGCGGTGCATTTATCAACTTTGGCCATACCACACCCCCAATGCGCATGGAAAAAATAAAACTGAGTGATGTAGAGGTTTACGGTGGTGTTGCTGCCGTAGATGGTTTCCTAGGAGCTACGCAAGAATCAGATGAGGACAAATCTTTTGGCGGAGCTCACATTATTGAAGCACTCATAAAAGGCAAAGATGTCTTCTTAGAAGCTCAGGGTAAGGGAACGGACTGCTATCCGAGGAAAGCTTTTGCAGGTTTTATTAACAAGGACATGATCAACGATTTCTTCTTGTTCAACCCGAGAAATGCTTATCAAAACTATGCAGCAGCAACCAACAGCAGTAAAAGAATACTTTACACCTACATGGGAAAACTGCTGCCCAATTTTGGGAACATGAACTACTCCACGTCAGGTGAACTGAGCCCGCTACTAAAAGACCCTAACATGCTCACCATTGGTTTGGGAACACGTATCTTTTTGTGTGGCACAGAAGGGTACGTGGTTTGGCCGGGAACTCAGTTCACTGATCAGGTGCAGGTTAATCAATGGGGCATACCCATGGGAAGTGCAAGAACACTTGCAGTTATTGGCGATGCAAAAAAGATGAATGCACGTTACCTCAGAGCTGCTTATTTCAAAAATTACGGTGTGACCCTGTTTGTGGGCATCGGCATACCCATACCCATAATAAACGATGATGTGGCTTACTTTGCCTCGCGGAGCAATGCTGAAATAACCACAGAAATCAAGGACTATGCGTTGCAAGATCACCCGACCATTGGCTACATAACCTACGAAGAGCTTCGCTCAGGTTTTGCAGAGTTAAACGGCAAGAAAGTGAAAACAGCTCCCATATCAAGTTTGAACATGGCAAGAGAAATTGCAGATGTTCTGAAACACTGGATCAGCCAAGGTGCATTTTTGCTTACAGAGCCAGTAGCGTATTTTCATGAGCCACGCATAGTAAAAAAGCTTCCACAAGAACTGGAAGGAAAACCCCTTACAAAAGACGATCCCACTTGCGTGGATTGTGGCTTATGCACCTCCGTTTGTCCAACTGGCGCTTTGAAGCTTATCAACGCTAAACTTGCGTTCACAAAAGAAGCCTGTACTAAGTGCGGACTATGCAGTGACATATGCCCTGTGGGAGTGAGGCTTCCATTCGATGAACAACGCTAG
- the asd gene encoding aspartate-semialdehyde dehydrogenase, with the protein MKKRKVAILGATGLVGQRFIQLLENHPYFQISTLAASQNSAGKTYKEAVTWRLNTAMPDSISDMLIEECRPTFHCDYVFSALPSSVAGPIEDMFVNAGYTVFSNAACHRMDANVPLVVPEVNWQHLSLTRYQTTPGVIITNPNCSTVGLVMALKPVADLFGLEEVNVVTMQALSGAGYPGVSSLDIVDNVIPHINGEEQKLTSEPLKILGNYNEHEGAIDFAPFKVYAQCNRVPVVDGHLLSVSVKTKEKVSITALIDAINNFQPLKGFNLPSAPEKPLIYLPQSDAPQPRLHRNLGGGMTVSMGQLVQYSDRSLRFLALVHNTIRGAAGCAILNAEMYEAMNG; encoded by the coding sequence ATGAAGAAACGAAAAGTGGCCATTTTAGGGGCAACGGGCTTAGTGGGACAACGCTTTATTCAGCTTTTGGAAAATCATCCCTATTTCCAGATAAGTACACTTGCAGCTTCTCAAAATTCCGCTGGGAAAACGTATAAAGAGGCTGTTACGTGGAGACTAAATACTGCCATGCCGGATTCCATTTCAGACATGCTAATTGAAGAGTGCAGGCCCACTTTCCATTGCGATTATGTTTTCTCCGCTCTACCGTCAAGTGTGGCGGGCCCCATAGAAGATATGTTTGTGAACGCAGGCTATACCGTGTTTTCCAATGCAGCCTGTCACCGCATGGATGCAAACGTGCCATTGGTAGTACCCGAGGTAAACTGGCAGCACCTTTCACTGACTCGTTATCAAACCACACCCGGCGTCATCATTACGAATCCAAATTGCTCCACCGTGGGCCTTGTCATGGCACTAAAACCTGTTGCTGATCTATTCGGCTTGGAAGAAGTTAACGTGGTAACCATGCAAGCATTGTCCGGTGCAGGTTATCCCGGCGTATCATCTTTGGATATTGTGGACAACGTAATCCCCCACATAAACGGTGAAGAACAGAAGCTAACCAGTGAACCGCTAAAAATACTGGGCAATTACAATGAACATGAAGGGGCCATCGACTTTGCGCCTTTCAAGGTTTACGCTCAGTGCAACCGCGTGCCCGTGGTAGATGGCCACCTGCTGTCAGTGTCTGTAAAAACAAAAGAAAAGGTCAGTATTACAGCCCTCATTGACGCCATCAATAACTTCCAGCCCCTAAAGGGCTTTAACCTGCCATCAGCACCGGAAAAGCCGTTAATTTACTTACCTCAAAGCGATGCTCCCCAACCTCGACTGCATCGTAATCTGGGTGGCGGCATGACGGTGAGCATGGGGCAGCTTGTGCAGTACTCTGATCGCTCCCTAAGATTCCTTGCCTTGGTTCACAACACCATACGGGGTGCTGCTGGCTGTGCCATACTAAATGCCGAAATGTATGAAGCCATGAACGGTTAA
- a CDS encoding ABC transporter ATP-binding protein — protein sequence MRLRTQNLTKNFGNRCAVDHVSLNFERGVYGLLGPNGAGKTTLMRMMVGVLPPSSGKVTLDGVTIGELGAKYRDILGYMPQEVGYYRDFTAKRFLQYLGALKGLDPKYANRRIDELLDLVGLADVKNKKLGQFSGGMIRRIGIAQALLNDPKILILDEPTAGLDPNERIRFKNILSELSEERIVILSTHIVSDVQSIAGQVILLKEGKVVNCDTTENLRHMVEGKVWLATVTHRELNELKRQFPIGNVLQRDDHFEIRIVSDSKPLQNATAVEPSLEDVFIYVFGGQQE from the coding sequence ATGCGACTTAGAACACAAAACCTAACAAAAAACTTTGGAAATAGATGTGCCGTAGACCATGTGAGCTTAAACTTTGAACGCGGTGTATACGGTTTGCTGGGCCCTAATGGAGCCGGGAAGACCACGCTTATGCGCATGATGGTGGGCGTTTTGCCACCTTCTTCAGGTAAAGTCACCCTAGATGGCGTAACCATAGGTGAACTAGGAGCCAAATACCGAGACATTCTCGGTTACATGCCCCAGGAGGTCGGTTACTACAGAGATTTCACGGCAAAGCGCTTTTTGCAGTACCTTGGGGCACTCAAAGGGCTGGACCCAAAGTACGCAAACCGCAGAATAGATGAACTTCTCGATTTAGTGGGTTTAGCAGATGTGAAAAATAAGAAACTTGGTCAGTTTTCCGGAGGCATGATAAGGCGTATCGGCATTGCCCAGGCGCTTCTAAATGACCCCAAAATTCTTATTCTGGACGAACCCACAGCTGGCTTAGATCCAAACGAACGAATACGTTTTAAGAACATTCTTTCTGAGCTTTCCGAAGAACGCATCGTCATACTTTCTACGCACATCGTCTCTGATGTGCAGTCCATAGCAGGCCAAGTCATTCTACTAAAGGAAGGCAAAGTCGTAAACTGTGATACCACGGAAAACCTCCGTCACATGGTTGAAGGAAAGGTATGGCTTGCTACTGTTACACATCGAGAGCTTAATGAACTTAAAAGGCAGTTTCCCATTGGCAACGTGCTGCAAAGAGATGACCATTTTGAAATTCGTATCGTAAGTGATTCGAAACCTCTTCAAAATGCAACTGCAGTAGAACCTTCCTTGGAAGATGTGTTTATATACGTGTTTGGAGGCCAGCAAGAATGA
- a CDS encoding methylenetetrahydrofolate reductase, producing MKVTDKIKQGRIISIEVLPPNRGHSAEDIFKAVDELITDYPISFINVTRHAAETTYVELEDGIIVKVPKVKRPGTVGLTAALMKRYSVDVVPHVLCRGMNKFELEDLLIDLYLIGVQNVFAIRGEYENAEGESKQENNKDYHTYAVDLVQQIAHMNKGHYLYQKESTMSTDFCIGVAGYPEKHFEAPNLEEDMKHLKEKVEAGANYIITQMVFDFDVYKDFVERARSIGINVPIIPGIKPVVSLKSIYSIPRKFFVNIPHAFLEKMQEAKSSKEEFEVGTAFMASLVEKLLSWGAPGLHLFTMGKSKSAKALLQAVWR from the coding sequence ATGAAAGTTACTGACAAAATCAAGCAGGGACGGATCATTTCCATAGAAGTCCTGCCACCGAATCGAGGACACAGTGCGGAAGACATCTTTAAAGCCGTTGACGAGCTTATAACTGATTACCCCATAAGCTTCATAAACGTGACCAGACATGCAGCTGAGACTACTTATGTGGAGCTTGAAGACGGTATCATCGTGAAGGTGCCGAAGGTGAAGAGGCCTGGTACAGTAGGTTTAACAGCTGCATTGATGAAACGTTACTCAGTGGACGTAGTGCCACACGTTCTTTGCCGCGGCATGAATAAGTTTGAGCTTGAAGACTTACTCATTGACTTGTATTTGATTGGTGTGCAGAATGTGTTTGCCATTAGAGGTGAATACGAAAACGCTGAAGGAGAAAGCAAGCAAGAGAACAACAAAGACTACCACACATATGCAGTGGATTTAGTGCAGCAAATTGCGCATATGAACAAAGGACACTACCTGTATCAGAAAGAAAGCACCATGTCCACTGATTTCTGTATTGGAGTAGCTGGTTACCCAGAAAAGCATTTTGAAGCTCCCAATTTGGAGGAAGACATGAAGCACCTAAAAGAAAAAGTGGAAGCAGGGGCAAACTACATCATTACCCAAATGGTCTTCGACTTCGACGTGTACAAAGACTTTGTAGAAAGAGCCAGAAGCATCGGTATAAATGTACCCATTATTCCAGGCATAAAACCCGTGGTCAGCCTCAAATCCATTTACAGCATACCGAGAAAATTCTTCGTCAACATTCCCCACGCTTTTCTGGAAAAAATGCAAGAAGCCAAGAGCAGCAAAGAGGAGTTTGAAGTGGGCACAGCGTTCATGGCATCACTTGTTGAAAAGCTACTTTCGTGGGGGGCTCCCGGCTTACACCTATTTACCATGGGTAAAAGTAAGTCAGCCAAAGCGCTTCTCCAAGCCGTATGGCGCTAA